The following coding sequences lie in one Streptomyces albofaciens JCM 4342 genomic window:
- the pgi gene encoding glucose-6-phosphate isomerase: protein MNAEGRRLDQTAEWTALSKHREQLGEVRLRDLFDQDPDRAGRYTLQVGDLHLDYSKHLVTDETMRLLRELAAARGVAELRDAMFRGEKINVTEDRAVLHTALRAPESASVKVDGDNVMQGVHQVLRKMQVFTDRVRSGEWKGHTGKRIKTVVNIGIGGSDLGPAMAYEALRAYTHRDMQFRFVSNVDGADLHEAVRDLDPAETLFIVASKTFTTIETITNATSARNWLLTGLRAGEEAVAKHFVALSTNAEKVADFGIDTDNMFEFWDWVGGRYSFDSAIGLSLMLAIGPERFREMLAGFHLVDEHFRCAPAEENVPLLLGLLGIWYGNFWDAQSHAVLPYSHYLSKFTAYLQQLDMESNGKSVTRDGDPVHWQTGPVVWGTPGTNGQHAYYQLLHQGTKLIPADLIGFANPVEDLHPGLVAQHDLLMANLFAQGQALAFGKTPDEVRAEGVPEELVPHKTFHGNRPTTTILAKELTPSVLGQLIALYEHKVFVQGAVWNIDSFDQWGVELGKVLAKRVEPALTEGADVEGLDASTRSLVATYREMRGR from the coding sequence ATGAACGCAGAGGGCCGCAGGCTCGACCAGACGGCCGAGTGGACCGCGCTGAGCAAGCACCGGGAGCAGCTGGGGGAGGTGCGGCTGCGCGACCTGTTCGACCAGGACCCGGACCGCGCCGGACGCTACACCCTCCAGGTCGGCGACCTGCACCTGGACTACTCCAAGCACCTGGTCACCGACGAGACGATGCGCCTGCTGCGCGAGCTGGCCGCGGCCCGGGGTGTGGCGGAGCTGCGGGACGCGATGTTCCGCGGCGAGAAGATCAACGTCACCGAGGACCGGGCCGTCCTGCACACCGCGCTGCGCGCCCCCGAGTCCGCCTCGGTCAAGGTCGACGGCGACAACGTCATGCAGGGCGTCCACCAGGTGCTGCGCAAGATGCAGGTCTTCACCGACCGGGTGCGCTCGGGCGAGTGGAAGGGCCACACCGGCAAGCGGATCAAGACGGTCGTCAACATCGGCATCGGCGGTTCGGACCTGGGCCCGGCGATGGCGTACGAGGCGCTGCGCGCCTACACCCACCGCGACATGCAGTTCCGCTTCGTCTCCAACGTGGACGGCGCCGACCTGCACGAGGCCGTCCGCGACCTCGACCCCGCGGAAACCCTCTTCATCGTCGCCTCGAAGACCTTCACCACCATCGAGACGATCACCAACGCCACCTCGGCCCGCAACTGGCTGCTGACCGGCCTGCGGGCCGGCGAGGAAGCGGTGGCCAAGCACTTCGTCGCGCTGTCGACCAACGCCGAGAAGGTCGCCGACTTCGGCATCGACACCGACAACATGTTCGAGTTCTGGGACTGGGTCGGCGGACGCTACTCCTTCGACTCCGCGATCGGCCTGTCCCTCATGCTGGCGATCGGCCCCGAGCGGTTCCGCGAGATGCTGGCCGGCTTCCACCTCGTCGACGAGCACTTCCGCTGCGCGCCCGCCGAGGAGAACGTCCCGCTCCTGCTCGGCCTGCTCGGCATCTGGTACGGCAACTTCTGGGACGCGCAGTCGCACGCGGTGCTCCCGTACAGCCACTACCTCTCCAAGTTCACCGCGTACCTCCAGCAGCTGGACATGGAGTCCAACGGAAAGTCCGTGACCCGCGACGGCGACCCGGTCCACTGGCAGACCGGCCCCGTCGTCTGGGGCACGCCCGGCACGAACGGCCAGCACGCGTACTACCAGCTCCTCCACCAGGGCACCAAGCTCATCCCGGCCGACCTCATCGGCTTCGCCAACCCGGTCGAGGACCTCCACCCCGGCCTGGTGGCCCAGCACGACCTGCTGATGGCCAACCTCTTCGCGCAGGGCCAGGCGCTGGCCTTCGGCAAGACCCCCGACGAGGTACGCGCCGAGGGCGTCCCCGAGGAGCTGGTCCCGCACAAGACCTTCCACGGCAACCGCCCCACCACCACCATCCTGGCCAAGGAACTCACCCCGTCCGTACTGGGCCAGCTGATCGCGCTGTACGAGCACAAGGTGTTCGTCCAGGGCGCCGTCTGGAACATCGACTCCTTCGACCAGTGGGGCGTCGAACTGGGCAAGGTCCTGGCGAAGCGGGTCGAGCCCGCGCTCACGGAGGGCGCGGACGTCGAGGGGCTGGACGCCTCGACGCGGTCCCTGGTGGCCACGTACCGCGAAATGCGGGGCCGCTGA